A segment of the Colletotrichum destructivum chromosome 3, complete sequence genome:
GCATGGTGTGTCAGTGTTGCAATCTGCAGAACAGCATCAACAGCTGCACCACCAGCTCGCTCAGACAACGCTGCATGGGGTGACGCTATGACGGATGCGGCGGGGCCCACTGTCATATGTCATCGGGGGAAACGCAGGGTCTTTCCACTCTTTTTTTTGCCCAGTATTTTTCCCATGTCATCCGGCGCTGCCGCTTTTATTGCAAGCGACGGGCCTCGGTGCTGCATTAGAAACTCAAAAGCATCGCGACACCCATTTACCAGAGCTCCTGGACCCCTTCTTTCTAACGCAATACACATTTGCACGAATAAGCGCGACGACCATTGCAAAGTGAAGGGCGTTAAAACAAACGAAAATATGGCGCTCTCCAGATTCAGCTTGCGGTTTCCGCGGCCTAAGGTATGTCTGAGCAAAGGTCTCGGGGTGAAGACATGTGTAGCCGCGCATCCGTGGTTAAAATCGCATCGGCGGCTGACACGCAATGCTCTTGCGATAGACGTTCCTGGGCTGCATCAGCCTCCAGACGGGCACCGAGATCATCTCCCTTGTCCTACTCTTTAACAGGCTCACCGGCCTCTACGgtctcctcgccatcctcacGGGCTACGAGCTGTCGGTAACGCAACTGACCATGTACCTGTATtcgctcggcgtcgtcgtgctccTGGCCATGTTCATGCCCCACATCCGCAAGCAGAGCCCCTTTGAGAACCTCTCGCTCGCCTGGCTCTATATCGTCGACACGATTCTCAACGCCGCCTACACcaccttcttcgccgtcaacTGGTACCTCAACAGCACCGCCCTCGACACGCACCCGGGGAGCGCCGGCACTCCCGCgggcgccgagatcgccgagACTGCCCTCGCCAACGGCGCGCCCGTCGTCCCGGACGTGCCTAAGACGACCAAGCACATCGGCCCGCAGGAGTCGTGGATGAGCCTGGGTCTCATCTGCTCAGTCACCCTCATGCGCGTCTATTTCGCGGTGGTGGTCATGTCTTTTGCGCAACAAGTGCTGCAGCGGTACGCCGAGATGGgctgggaggaggaggggcgcAAGAAGGGCCCCGACGGTCCCTTTTCGGTAGGCgagcccggcggcgagggatCCCGCGGCCGCCTGGGTCGTGTGATGCTCGCGCTTGGTCGCGGGTATTGGCTCAGCGAGAGGCCGCAGCAGGAGTGGGCGAGCGCGGTGAGCGCCAAGTTCCGGCACGGGAGTGTTTAAGTACCTATGTATGCGCGAAGGTATTCCTACGGATACGGAAAACGGCGGCGGTTGTTCGGTCGGGTCTGATGGATATCGGCGCGgcaggtcggcggcatcgcggATGGGCTGACCGCCACTGGGCGGGTCCGGCAACGGGGTGGTGACCCCGTCACCCCAGCGATGATGGTTGGGGTCCGATGATGCCATCGCGCGATGGTGCCATTGGCCGGGCGGTGCAATGCTGAATGGAAGATTTATCTAATGTGGATGGTACAGCACACGCACGCGGCCTGGTGGATCATTGGGCGCTGTATGTCGGGGTTTacttttttatttatttaaTGGCTCTGTAATATGACTCCTCTGGCACGAGGACATCGGCGTTTGGGATGGCCAAGACGAGGAAGGGGATTGAATCATCGGGTTGCGGCCAAGAGATGATGGGGGGCGGGAGTTTCGATCACGTCAAGGGCGGTTACAAATCCCGAACCGGGATGGCATAGTGATAGAGCACAACGATACACGACATACACAGTACAATACTAATCCATGAACGAAGCAACGAGCTGCTGTTCAATCAATGACTGTTGATTCGACGGGCTGACGGCAAATCATGATGcaggctgggctgggcttCGAAGAGGGTATCCGGTGACAAGGCAGAAACTGCAAATGCAGTACCTACTATTTGTAATCCGAAAGATTCCCCGGGGGGATGGGGACAGTGGACAGTGGACAGTGGGCGAATAGACGGGGTCCACGGCGGGATATGGAGCACGTTTACGGTGTTAGTTTGATTCGCCTCCATGTGGATGGTAAAGGCTGTTTTCTCCATCCAGCACTTAGGGGGAGTTGTGAGCaagtgagtaagtgagggAGGAGGGTTCCCGGCCGACAACGGCCTTTTTCGGCATTCGGTCATTGGTTCCAGACTGTAGTTTGCACCAACTTTTCTTTTGCCCCCTGCTAACAATCGTGATGGCTTGAAGAGGCCAAGAAATTCCATCTTACCTTGGCTTATTGGTAGGTGATTTGATGGGGGGAAAGACGGGGAGGGGTTGTGAACTAAAATTGTCTATCGAGCAAGCAAAAGTGAGCGAGAAATGTGTATCCAACAATGCTGTCGTCGCCACTGTGTCTGTGATGCGACCAGAGGTTCAGAGGGTCATGATGAGACCGGAGTACGGAACCAGAGCTCAAGACAACAAGGGCAAGAATGAGAGTCAGTGATGCCGGCACCGGTAATCACGTTGTCCACTCACTCGAGGTGTCATTGCCATGGCGGCATGGCCCAAGAAATGCGACCCCAAACCGAAGctggaaaaaaaaaaaaacagagagagagagagcagtGCGGTCGGAGCCAGGAGCGAATTGGACTGGGGGAGACGCTGCGCTAGCCGATCACGCAATCGACCCTGATGTCGACAAAATTCATTGTTTTCTGCGGGGCCAAATTCGTCGGTGGGAACGACAAACGCAGCAAAGAGCAAGCCGTGGCCCAGCTTTAAGACGTGCTGAGGACGACGAAACCCGGTACTCGATCTGGACCGGGGAATCCAATCCAAAAGCAGAAAGCACCGGAGCTGTTTCGCAGTCCTGGGACTTTTTATTTTATCTTATTTTCCGTATCCATCTTCAACCTTTCCCACCCGCCATCGCCCGGTTGTTGTGtagttgctgctgctgctgttgtaTTGTTCATTCCTTTTTCTCCCACCAAGAACTTTTTTTGCAAAGCCGGCtcaggggagggaagaaaggAACCAGTGACGAGAACCAGTGACGAGCAAGTCATTGTTCGGCAGCTTATACGATACCCCTCGAGATAACCCAAAACCCAAGACACATCGACAATGGCACCGGCAAGAGGCCAGATTCAGACGCCTGGAGAGGCTGGTGAGTTGTGCTCTACAGCGTTCGCTTTCCCCTGTTTTActggctgcggcggcttcgtcctTCAGCGCATTATCCGCTGTAACTACAGCGAAGCTCTTACGACACCTAGCGCGGGCCAATCAGAGCCCTGCTATTTGTCGCCTACTCCCCCAGCCAGCGCCCGCCACCGGATGTACGATGGGCGCTGTgaggaagacaagaaggcgacgatgcttgacaacaacgacgccgtcgccgcagaCTAACTAGCAATTACAATGGCATCGCTAACATTGCGCCCTCCTCAGTTGCAAGGATCGCATTCCTCTCTAGCGACGTGGTCATCTCCGTGCAGCCGTCGCTGGCCAAGGACTCGGAGTTCTCATCCCACCTGAAGCACTACGTCGCTCAAGGCGACAAGAGCCTCGTCGCAAAGGCCTCTGTTCCCGAGGTGAGCATCCTTACATCCTTTGCTCGTGCTTTGGGCGCGCGAGGCAAGAACCCAGGAAGATAGTTACAGGTCGACTGACTGTATCAAAAACCCCAGGTCCAACACGTCAGACACAATGCCGACCCCCTCCTGTCCGCGTTTGCGCCCTCGCGCGCCGGCAAGCTCGTTGCCGTcacgacctcgtcaacgacGCTGCTGCCCGCCATCTCCCATCTCTACAAGCTGGCAAACTACCCCATCGTCCTGCACGTCTCCCTCCAACCCGCCGGCTTCCCCGACTTTTCAGCCATTACAGCCATCCGCAACTCGGGATGGACCTTCCTCCAGTCCGAGTCGCTGCAGGAGGCCCAGGACATGGCCCTGACGGCACATGCCCTCGCTCTGCGCTCCGGCAAGGGCGTCTTGCATTTCTTCGCATCGTCCTCAAGCGACAACGACGCGcccatcgacgccgaggacccTGAGCTCGTGCGCCAGattctcgacgtcgatgccgcgAGGCGCTTCCAGCAGCCGTCCAACAACGGATCCGCTGCGGCTGTCGGCATCTatgccgatgacggccgACTGCCGGTCGCCTCTGACCGATCCGACGTGCCGCCGACCGGCTCTTCGCCCATCACTGGCCTGACCTCTTCCGAACTCGCTTCGTCCGTGCACTCCAAGCTCGACTCGTCCCGGGCCTCGGTCCAGTCCAGCGCCGACCACAGCGTCACCGACAGCCCCCCCTCTGTCGTCTCTTCCAacgccaccaccatcgagTCGTCTCTgcccgtcgtctcctccgAGGACATCCTTAAGTACGCTAACGCCACATGGGCCCACCTCAAGAGGCTCACCGGTCGCGAATACCAGCCTTTCTTCTACGCCGGCCCCACCAATGCCGAGAACtgcctcttcgtcttcggctccggcgccTACTTCTTCGGCGATGTCATCGACCAGgcccgtcgcggcggcgacttctccaaggtcggcatcatcacccCGAGGCTGTACCGCCCCTGGCTCAGCTCCGCTCTGGCCGACGCCCTTCCCAAGTCGGTGAAGCGCATTGCTGTCCTTGAGCAGATCCACCGCAAGACGACGAAATGGGGCCCCGTCCTCATTGACGTCCTTACTAGCGTCAAGAGCGGTTTCGGCGGCGTCCAGACCGTCGTTGGCTACCAGCTCGGCTACATTGACCCTAAGACTGTCATTCAGGCCCTGCGCGGCGTCCTGCAAAATCTGACGGCCGAGTCCCCCGTCCAAaacctcgaggtcggccgcAAGGAGGTCCCCCAGCAGGCGCTCGAGTATGGCCTCGAGAAGCCCCAGGTTGAGAACTCGTACACCAAGATCCTCGACCAGCTCTTTGGCCAAAGGGCCTACGTCGCCAACGCCCTCAAGGCCAGcaacgccggcatcaacTCTTCGATCCAGGCCAGTCCCGAGTTTGGCTTCGGTTCCTTGCTGGCCCGCAAGGAGCGCCGCGTGCGCTTCGTtggcgaggtcaaggaggcTGCCAACAGCAACCAGTTCGTCACCGATGCCCCCAAGAGCTGGCTCGCTCGCTGGGCCGCCAACGAGGCCGatgcgaagaaggcgaacGAGATCGCAGACGACCTCATCCCCCGTCTCGAGACTGATGGCTCTTCCATCGCCCGTAACCTGTTGTCCAGCAAGCGTCTGTTCCGCAAGGAGTCCTTGTGGCTCGTCGGCTCTGATGCCTGGTCTTACGACCTCGGCAACTCTGGTGTGCACCATGTCCTGGCCTCGGGCGAGAACGTGAACATGCTCATCATTGACTCGACTCCCTACTCGGagcgtgccgccgccgatgcgaACCGCCGCAAGAAGGACATTGGTCTGTACGCCATGAACTTCGGCAACGCCTACGTCGCCTCTACTGCCGTCTACGGCTCCTACACCCAGGTCCTGCAGGCCATGCTCGAGGCCGATCAGCACAACGGTCCCTCCGTCGTCCTTGCCTACCTCCCCTACTTTGGCGAGACGGACTCCCCCCTGACTGTCCTCCAGGAGACCAAGAAGGCCATCGACGTTGGCTACTGGCCCCTGTACCGCTGGAACCccgccaac
Coding sequences within it:
- a CDS encoding Putative inositolphosphorylceramide synthase subunit Kei1; translation: MSSGAAAFIASDGPRCCIRNSKASRHPFTRAPGPLLSNAIHICTNKRDDHCKVKGVKTNENMALSRFSLRFPRPKTFLGCISLQTGTEIISLVLLFNRLTGLYGLLAILTGYELSVTQLTMYLYSLGVVVLLAMFMPHIRKQSPFENLSLAWLYIVDTILNAAYTTFFAVNWYLNSTALDTHPGSAGTPAGAEIAETALANGAPVVPDVPKTTKHIGPQESWMSLGLICSVTLMRVYFAVVVMSFAQQVLQRYAEMGWEEEGRKKGPDGPFSVGEPGGEGSRGRLGRVMLALGRGYWLSERPQQEWASAVSAKFRHGSV